One genomic window of Undibacterium cyanobacteriorum includes the following:
- the holB gene encoding DNA polymerase III subunit delta' → MSSPLYEWHEEAWRQVMAMRARMPHAILMFGSEGIGKATFAEHLAKSLLCESPNTDGHACGICSSCNWFDQYSHPDYRRVRPGLLDEEEAATDATESDIETEKKTAKSSKAPSKEIVIDQVRALGDFMNISTHRQGTRVVLMYPAEALNVPAANALLKSLEEPNPNTVFILVSHRLDRLLPTILSRCHKLALPMPSKEQASAWLSAQGVKDAEVWLAQQGGAPLLALEMAQSEDARELDDFLRALSQPDVDASLKLADKMQKLEMPRTVSWLQRWLYDVFSMKQAGRLRYYPKYKKEIELLASRTSNDKLMKLMKNVQDRQAIASHPLSAKLFLEDMLLEYSTAFR, encoded by the coding sequence ATGAGCTCACCGCTTTATGAATGGCACGAAGAAGCTTGGCGTCAAGTGATGGCGATGCGAGCACGCATGCCACATGCTATTTTGATGTTCGGTTCTGAAGGGATAGGCAAGGCAACTTTCGCTGAACATTTGGCCAAGTCACTATTGTGTGAGTCACCGAATACCGACGGCCACGCCTGTGGTATTTGTTCCTCATGCAATTGGTTTGATCAATATAGTCATCCGGATTATCGCCGCGTGCGACCCGGCCTATTGGATGAAGAAGAGGCCGCCACGGATGCGACCGAGAGTGATATTGAGACTGAAAAGAAAACAGCTAAATCCAGTAAAGCGCCGTCCAAGGAAATCGTGATTGACCAAGTGCGGGCTCTTGGCGATTTCATGAATATTTCGACGCACCGGCAAGGTACTAGAGTTGTTCTCATGTACCCAGCAGAGGCACTCAATGTGCCCGCCGCAAATGCTTTGCTCAAATCCTTAGAAGAACCTAATCCGAACACCGTTTTTATCTTGGTGTCTCATCGACTCGATCGTTTGCTTCCGACAATTTTGTCGCGCTGCCATAAATTGGCGCTGCCGATGCCAAGTAAAGAACAAGCAAGCGCTTGGTTGTCAGCACAAGGTGTCAAAGACGCAGAGGTTTGGTTAGCTCAGCAGGGTGGTGCTCCTTTGTTAGCCTTAGAAATGGCGCAGTCTGAAGATGCACGTGAACTCGATGACTTTTTGCGAGCCTTGTCGCAACCCGATGTCGATGCGAGTTTGAAGCTCGCCGACAAAATGCAAAAGCTAGAAATGCCGCGTACGGTGTCGTGGTTGCAGCGTTGGTTATACGATGTGTTCAGCATGAAGCAAGCGGGTCGCTTACGATATTATCCAAAGTATAAAAAAGAAATCGAGCTCTTGGCGTCTCGTACAAGCAACGATAAATTAATGAAATTGATGAAAAATGTGCAGGATCGCCAAGCAATCGCAAGCCATCCACTTTCTGCGAAGCTGTTTTTAGAGGATATGCTGTTAGAATATTCGACAGCGTTCCGTTAA
- a CDS encoding PilZ domain-containing protein, giving the protein MADLPQDPGVPLNMPAPSRPSVLSLAIKEKSALYSAYMPFLKNGGIFVPTNKSYKLGEEIYLILSLLDDPSKYPIAGKVAWVTPAGAGNNKSQGIGVHFPNDESGIRVKTRVEEVLGATIRSSRATHTL; this is encoded by the coding sequence ATGGCTGATCTACCACAAGATCCCGGCGTCCCATTGAATATGCCGGCACCATCGCGACCATCGGTTTTGTCGCTGGCGATCAAAGAGAAGTCTGCGTTGTATTCTGCATATATGCCTTTCCTCAAGAATGGCGGTATTTTTGTGCCCACCAACAAGTCGTATAAGCTCGGTGAGGAAATTTATTTGATTTTAAGTTTACTCGACGATCCAAGTAAGTATCCGATTGCAGGGAAGGTCGCTTGGGTTACACCAGCAGGTGCTGGTAACAATAAATCGCAGGGAATTGGGGTTCACTTTCCAAACGATGAAAGTGGAATTCGTGTAAAAACTCGAGTGGAAGAAGTGTTGGGTGCAACCATCCGGTCTTCTCGTGCGACACATACCTTATAG
- a CDS encoding GNAT family N-acetyltransferase, translating to MMIDQQQDYTHRLARIEDLPAIVAIYNSTIASRMVTADTEEISVESRLNWFHEHKPETRPLWVVEGDKGEILGWLSYSNFYGRPAYSGTAELSIYLHTSMRGKGLGKYLLREAITFAPKIGVHTVLGFIFGHNVPSMNLFASFNFEIWATLPRVANLDGIERDLIIFGKRVD from the coding sequence ATGATGATAGATCAGCAACAAGACTACACGCATCGATTGGCGCGAATCGAGGATTTACCTGCGATCGTTGCCATCTATAACTCAACCATTGCCTCACGCATGGTGACGGCGGATACCGAAGAGATTTCGGTCGAGTCGCGTTTGAATTGGTTTCACGAACACAAACCTGAAACTCGTCCTTTATGGGTAGTTGAAGGCGATAAGGGGGAGATACTCGGATGGTTGTCCTATTCCAATTTCTACGGACGTCCTGCCTATTCAGGAACGGCAGAATTGTCGATTTATTTGCATACTTCAATGCGTGGTAAGGGACTTGGTAAATATCTGTTACGTGAAGCGATCACATTCGCCCCGAAAATTGGGGTGCATACCGTACTCGGATTTATCTTTGGACACAACGTGCCAAGTATGAATTTATTTGCATCTTTCAATTTTGAAATCTGGGCCACATTACCAAGGGTTGCCAATCTCGATGGTATTGAAAGAGACTTGATCATCTTTGGGAAGCGTGTCGACTAG
- a CDS encoding 3-hydroxyacyl-CoA dehydrogenase NAD-binding domain-containing protein has translation MTAHLEHHNSVAIIRIDNPPVNGIAHATRAAIAQHLQNALSDQLITAIIITGHGIAFSGGADIKEFGTEKTFADPALPALLNQIELASKPVIAVVNGVCMGGGLELALACHYRVGTSACQLALPEVKLGILPGAGGTQRLPRLLRMETCVDMITSGQVLDSSSLRGTPLFDFFVDDTKALLGSAIAFAEKVATVRPIPRVAERAVIVAEDPSLFEQKRLELQKKSPFLPAPKACLKVLEEGTQLSFAEGLQMERNAFQELLSSPESKALRHIFVAERAIGKVAGIDASTPTRAIAKVAVIGAGTMGAGIAMNFASAGIPVKILDLQEESLSKGLYRIRTSYQSSVSKGKLNQAACEHALSLIQGVQNYEEIADADLVIEAVFEQMSVKEAVFRQLDQVMKPGAILASNTSTLDLNLIASFTSRPSDVIGLHFFSPANVMELLEVVRGRETSAEVLNTALKLAKRIKKTAVVAGVCDGFIGNRMLAQYTKQAAFLLEEGCTPQQVDTAIERFGFAMGPFRMSDLAGNDISWAVRKARKLSKPDEIYSALGDLLCEAGRFGQKTKAGWYDYQDNDRTAYPSEFVLVLIRQHALEQGYAQREVGDEEIVQRLVLALANEGRKIVEEGIAARASDVDVVYLKGYGFPKHRGGPMFYAQTLGWETVSQKLREFASGHRGETWVF, from the coding sequence ATGACCGCCCATCTTGAACATCACAACTCCGTAGCCATCATCCGCATTGACAATCCACCTGTGAACGGGATTGCTCATGCGACTCGAGCCGCCATTGCCCAGCACTTGCAAAATGCATTGAGCGATCAACTTATCACCGCAATTATCATTACTGGACACGGAATTGCTTTTTCTGGCGGCGCTGACATCAAAGAATTTGGCACCGAGAAAACCTTTGCAGATCCCGCCTTACCTGCGCTGCTCAATCAGATTGAATTAGCGTCGAAGCCGGTAATTGCTGTCGTGAACGGCGTGTGCATGGGCGGAGGACTGGAATTAGCATTGGCCTGTCATTATCGGGTCGGCACTTCAGCATGTCAGCTCGCCTTGCCGGAAGTTAAACTCGGTATCTTGCCGGGTGCAGGCGGTACTCAACGCTTGCCGCGTCTGTTGAGGATGGAAACATGCGTCGACATGATCACGAGTGGTCAGGTGCTTGATTCATCGTCGCTTCGCGGAACCCCTTTGTTTGATTTTTTTGTCGACGATACCAAGGCACTCTTGGGTTCAGCCATCGCGTTCGCAGAGAAAGTCGCCACGGTACGCCCAATTCCACGTGTCGCAGAAAGAGCAGTGATCGTCGCGGAAGATCCAAGCTTGTTTGAGCAGAAGCGCCTCGAACTACAAAAGAAATCCCCATTCTTGCCAGCTCCTAAAGCGTGTCTAAAAGTTTTGGAGGAGGGAACCCAGCTCAGTTTCGCTGAAGGCTTACAAATGGAGCGTAATGCATTTCAAGAGTTGCTTTCCAGCCCAGAATCAAAAGCTTTACGACATATTTTCGTTGCTGAGCGCGCCATTGGAAAGGTCGCAGGAATTGACGCTTCCACGCCAACGCGTGCAATCGCAAAGGTAGCAGTCATCGGTGCGGGAACAATGGGGGCTGGAATCGCGATGAATTTTGCGAGTGCGGGAATTCCAGTGAAGATCCTCGATCTACAAGAGGAATCTCTGAGCAAAGGCTTGTATAGAATCCGTACAAGCTATCAATCTTCGGTGAGCAAAGGTAAGTTAAATCAAGCGGCTTGTGAACATGCTCTCAGTTTGATTCAAGGTGTGCAGAACTATGAAGAGATCGCCGATGCGGATTTGGTGATCGAAGCAGTTTTTGAGCAGATGTCTGTGAAAGAAGCCGTTTTCCGTCAACTGGATCAGGTCATGAAGCCTGGCGCGATTCTCGCATCAAACACGTCAACCTTGGATTTGAATCTCATTGCATCTTTTACGAGCCGACCTTCAGACGTCATCGGTTTGCATTTTTTTAGCCCCGCAAATGTCATGGAGTTATTGGAAGTGGTGCGTGGACGCGAGACCAGTGCTGAAGTTTTGAATACTGCGCTCAAATTGGCAAAGCGAATTAAAAAGACCGCTGTCGTCGCCGGTGTATGCGATGGCTTTATTGGAAATCGCATGCTCGCACAGTACACCAAACAAGCGGCGTTTTTGCTTGAGGAAGGCTGTACTCCGCAACAGGTTGATACAGCAATCGAGCGCTTTGGCTTTGCCATGGGACCGTTTCGCATGAGTGACTTAGCGGGTAACGACATCAGTTGGGCAGTTCGTAAAGCGCGCAAATTAAGTAAACCGGATGAAATCTACTCTGCTTTAGGCGACCTTCTGTGCGAGGCTGGTCGATTTGGTCAGAAGACGAAAGCTGGTTGGTATGATTATCAGGACAACGACAGAACTGCGTATCCATCGGAATTTGTTTTGGTCCTCATCAGGCAACACGCACTAGAGCAAGGATACGCACAGAGAGAAGTCGGCGACGAGGAAATCGTTCAACGCCTCGTGTTGGCCCTCGCGAATGAAGGTAGAAAAATTGTTGAGGAAGGCATTGCTGCTCGAGCATCCGATGTCGACGTCGTGTATCTGAAAGGCTATGGTTTTCCTAAGCACCGTGGTGGCCCGATGTTCTATGCGCAGACTTTAGGCTGGGAAACGGTTAGTCAAAAATTACGTGAATTTGCAAGTGGACATCGCGGTGAAACTTGGGTTTTCTAA
- a CDS encoding DUF6289 family protein: MKQSKKVLAGLLSVAALATGFFTVTVTAAPPKMIETIYYNDANHTTEVGYRVRLCSGRTVTSGTVTPYTEVSSEPCM, encoded by the coding sequence ATGAAACAATCGAAAAAAGTATTGGCGGGTTTGCTCAGTGTTGCTGCTCTCGCGACAGGTTTCTTCACAGTGACGGTGACGGCAGCCCCACCTAAAATGATTGAAACAATCTACTACAATGACGCAAACCACACGACTGAAGTTGGTTATCGCGTGCGCCTGTGCAGCGGTCGCACCGTCACGAGTGGCACAGTGACACCTTACACGGAAGTTTCAAGCGAACCTTGCATGTAA
- a CDS encoding ABC-F family ATPase, translating into MLATANITMQFGPKPLFENISVKFGEGNRYGLIGANGCGKSTFMKILGRDLEPSSGTVMLDQNERLGKLRQDQFAFEDMRVLDVVMMGHTEMWAAMSERDAIYANPEATDDDYMRAADLEAKFAEYDGYTAESRAGELLLGVGIPIDQHQGLMSAVAPGWKLRVLLAQALFSNPDILLLDEPTNNLDINTIRWLEDILNQRNSTMIIISHDRHFLNQVCTHMADMDYGTLKIYPGNYDDYMLASSQARAQQLANNAKAKDKIQELQDFVRRFSANKSKARQATSRAKQIEKIKVEDVKPSSRQNPFIRFDGEKKLHRLAVEVQHLSKAYDRKLFDSFDIMVEAGEKIAIIGANGAGKTTLLRCIGGQEICGLTADRGNVKWAENANVGYMPQDPAEDFASDKSLTDWMTDFTQEGDDDQAVRSILGRLLFSGDDVKKSVKVLSGGEKGRMTYGKLMLGRHNVLLMDEPTNHMDMESIESLNIALEKYAGTLIFVSHDREFVSSLANRILEVKDGQVIDFRGTYEEYLTSQGIE; encoded by the coding sequence GTGTTAGCTACCGCGAATATCACCATGCAGTTTGGCCCTAAGCCACTGTTTGAAAACATCTCTGTCAAGTTTGGCGAAGGCAATCGCTACGGTTTGATTGGCGCCAATGGTTGTGGTAAATCGACCTTCATGAAAATTTTAGGGCGCGACCTCGAGCCGAGTTCTGGTACGGTTATGCTGGATCAGAATGAGCGCTTGGGTAAATTACGCCAAGATCAGTTCGCATTTGAGGATATGCGCGTCCTCGATGTGGTGATGATGGGACACACAGAAATGTGGGCAGCGATGTCTGAGCGCGATGCGATTTATGCGAATCCAGAGGCGACCGATGACGATTATATGCGTGCCGCCGATTTGGAGGCGAAGTTCGCAGAGTACGATGGTTATACCGCGGAGTCACGTGCTGGTGAGTTACTACTCGGCGTTGGGATTCCTATCGATCAACATCAAGGTTTGATGAGTGCGGTTGCTCCTGGTTGGAAGCTGCGTGTGCTCTTGGCGCAAGCTTTGTTCTCCAATCCCGATATCTTGTTATTGGACGAACCGACCAATAACTTGGATATTAATACCATCCGTTGGTTAGAGGATATTCTCAATCAGCGCAATTCCACCATGATCATTATTTCCCATGATCGCCATTTCTTGAACCAAGTATGTACGCATATGGCAGATATGGATTATGGTACGTTGAAGATATACCCAGGTAACTACGACGACTACATGCTTGCATCTTCGCAGGCTCGTGCACAGCAACTGGCAAACAATGCTAAGGCGAAAGATAAGATTCAGGAATTGCAGGATTTCGTTCGCCGTTTCTCCGCCAATAAATCAAAAGCCCGTCAAGCGACTTCTCGTGCGAAACAAATTGAAAAAATCAAGGTTGAAGACGTTAAACCTTCTAGCCGCCAAAATCCATTTATCCGCTTTGATGGTGAGAAGAAATTGCACCGCTTGGCAGTGGAAGTTCAGCATCTTTCCAAGGCCTATGATCGCAAACTCTTCGATAGTTTTGACATTATGGTTGAAGCAGGTGAGAAGATCGCGATTATTGGTGCAAACGGTGCTGGTAAGACGACCCTTTTGCGATGCATTGGTGGACAGGAGATCTGCGGATTGACGGCTGATCGTGGAAACGTGAAGTGGGCTGAGAATGCGAATGTTGGTTACATGCCGCAAGATCCAGCGGAAGACTTCGCCAGTGATAAGAGTTTGACTGATTGGATGACAGATTTCACGCAAGAGGGCGATGATGATCAAGCGGTTCGTTCGATCCTCGGACGTCTCTTGTTTAGTGGTGATGATGTTAAGAAGTCAGTCAAGGTGCTGTCCGGCGGTGAGAAAGGACGGATGACGTATGGCAAATTAATGCTCGGTCGGCATAATGTTTTGCTGATGGACGAACCGACCAATCACATGGATATGGAATCGATCGAGTCGCTCAATATTGCGCTCGAAAAGTATGCTGGCACATTGATTTTCGTCTCACACGATCGTGAGTTCGTATCATCTCTTGCGAATCGCATCCTCGAAGTAAAAGACGGTCAAGTGATCGACTTCCGTGGTACCTATGAAGAATACTTAACCAGCCAAGGC